A single region of the Streptomyces sp. ITFR-16 genome encodes:
- a CDS encoding MFS transporter has translation MRDDETPPQTATGTLNPATPAAARTDGGPAPRTGPAPWILRLVAVGLVLTALNLRPAITSLGALLEEVRDGLHMSGSVAGVLTSVPPLCFAVFGVMAPRLARRFGAGAVVCAGMVAITAGLVIRPLIGGTAGFLAASALALMGIAVSNVLMPVIVKRWFPDRVGSMTGLYSMALALGTSLAAAVTVPLTDALGGSWKAGLGIWAVLAAAAILPWIPLVRDRAAAPGQGAAHPAQAAAPMRITRSRTAWGLACFFGLQATAAYITMGWMPQIFRDAGVSAGTAGVLLAVTMAMGVPLAFVIPRVAARMRNQGPIVVVLAACGLVGYAGLYLAPAGGAWAWALLLGVSNCAFPLALTMIGMRARSGAGVVRLSAFAQSTGYLISIPGPLLVGVLYQHSGGWGLPIALMAALMVPQMVAGVLAGRDRTIEDEC, from the coding sequence ATGCGTGACGACGAGACCCCTCCCCAGACCGCGACCGGGACCCTGAACCCGGCCACCCCGGCGGCCGCCCGCACCGACGGCGGCCCCGCCCCGCGCACCGGCCCCGCGCCCTGGATCCTGCGCCTGGTCGCCGTCGGGCTCGTCCTCACCGCGCTCAACCTCCGCCCCGCCATCACCAGCCTCGGCGCCCTCCTCGAAGAGGTCCGCGACGGGCTCCACATGAGCGGCAGCGTCGCCGGTGTCCTCACTTCCGTACCGCCGCTGTGCTTCGCCGTCTTCGGGGTCATGGCGCCCCGGCTGGCCCGTCGCTTCGGAGCGGGCGCGGTGGTCTGCGCGGGCATGGTGGCCATCACGGCGGGCCTCGTCATCAGGCCGCTCATCGGCGGCACGGCGGGCTTCCTCGCCGCGAGCGCCCTCGCCCTGATGGGCATCGCCGTCAGCAACGTCCTGATGCCGGTGATCGTCAAGCGCTGGTTCCCGGACCGGGTCGGCTCCATGACCGGCCTCTACTCCATGGCCCTGGCCCTCGGCACCTCGCTCGCCGCCGCCGTGACTGTCCCCCTGACCGACGCGCTGGGCGGCAGCTGGAAGGCCGGCCTCGGCATCTGGGCCGTGCTGGCCGCCGCCGCGATCCTGCCCTGGATCCCGCTGGTACGGGACCGGGCCGCGGCCCCCGGTCAGGGCGCCGCGCACCCGGCGCAGGCGGCGGCTCCGATGCGGATCACCCGCAGCCGCACCGCCTGGGGCCTCGCCTGCTTCTTCGGCCTCCAGGCCACCGCCGCCTACATCACCATGGGGTGGATGCCGCAGATCTTCCGCGACGCCGGGGTCTCCGCCGGAACGGCCGGCGTCCTGCTCGCGGTCACCATGGCCATGGGCGTCCCGCTCGCCTTCGTCATCCCGAGGGTGGCCGCCCGGATGCGGAACCAGGGCCCGATCGTCGTCGTCCTCGCCGCCTGCGGCCTCGTCGGCTACGCGGGCCTCTACCTCGCGCCCGCCGGCGGCGCCTGGGCCTGGGCACTGCTCCTGGGCGTCTCGAACTGCGCCTTCCCGCTCGCCCTCACCATGATCGGCATGCGCGCCCGCAGCGGCGCCGGCGTGGTCAGGCTCTCCGCGTTCGCCCAGTCCACCGGCTATCTGATCTCGATCCCCGGCCCGCTCCTGGTCGGCGTCCTCTACCAGCACAGCGGCGGCTGGGGGCTCCCGATCGCGCTGATGGCGGCCCTGATGGTGCCGCAGATGGTGGCGGGGGTGCTCGCCGGACGGGACCGGACGATCGAGGACGAATGCTGA
- a CDS encoding SGM_5486 family transporter-associated protein gives MLDPNPQNGQKKLLLVFGAMLLITVVVGIIASIASP, from the coding sequence GTGCTCGATCCGAATCCCCAGAACGGTCAGAAGAAGCTGCTCCTCGTCTTCGGGGCGATGCTGCTGATCACGGTCGTCGTCGGCATCATCGCGTCCATCGCGTCCCCCTGA
- a CDS encoding histidine phosphatase family protein gives MSVDTPRRIVLLRHAKAEWSQDSDHERPLAERGRTDAPVAGRKLADSGIVFDLALCSTAVRTRETWKLAVHEMPQRPRTVYEERLYEASLGELIALVNETPDEVADLLVIGHNPGMHALADALSGASDGDALARMTRGGFPTAAFAVVELPGSWKSVEHGVGKLVEYWTPND, from the coding sequence ATGAGCGTCGATACACCTCGCAGGATCGTCCTTCTCAGGCATGCCAAGGCGGAATGGTCGCAGGACTCCGACCACGAGCGGCCGCTCGCGGAGCGCGGCCGCACGGACGCCCCCGTGGCAGGCCGCAAACTCGCCGATTCCGGGATCGTCTTCGATCTGGCCCTCTGCTCGACCGCCGTCAGAACACGCGAGACGTGGAAGCTGGCCGTGCACGAGATGCCGCAGCGCCCCAGGACCGTTTACGAGGAGCGGCTCTACGAGGCCTCGCTCGGCGAGCTGATCGCCCTGGTCAACGAGACCCCCGACGAGGTCGCCGACCTGCTGGTGATCGGCCACAACCCGGGGATGCACGCGCTGGCCGACGCCCTCTCGGGTGCGTCCGATGGCGACGCCCTGGCCCGGATGACCCGCGGCGGCTTCCCCACTGCGGCCTTCGCCGTGGTCGAGCTGCCCGGCAGCTGGAAGAGCGTCGAGCACGGCGTCGGCAAGCTCGTCGAGTACTGGACCCCCAACGACTGA
- the serB gene encoding phosphoserine phosphatase SerB: MSASQPPQPSSSPEPLASLQGRDTPTLLVKIFGKDRPGITAGLFDTLAAYSVDVVDIEQVVTRGRIVLCALVTAPTAGGTTEGDLRATVHSWAESLKLQAEIISGTGDNRPRGDGRSHVTVLGHPLTAESTAAIAARITSTGGNIDRIFRLAKYPVTAVEFAVSGTGTEALRTALAVEAAGIGVDVAVVSAGLSRRAQRLVVMDVDSTLIQDEVIELFAAHAGCEGEVAEVTERAMRGELDFEQSLHARVALLAGLDVSVVDKVRSEVRLTPGARTLIRTLKRLGYQVGVVSGGFTQVTDDLKERLGLDFASANTLEVVDGKLTGRVTGEIVDRAGKARLLRRFASEAGVPLAQTVAIGDGANDLDMLNTAGLGVAFNAKPVVREAAHTAVNVPFLDTVLYLLGITREEVEAADGLVE, encoded by the coding sequence ATGAGCGCATCTCAGCCCCCTCAGCCCTCGTCGTCTCCTGAGCCCCTCGCATCACTCCAGGGCCGGGACACACCGACGCTCCTCGTGAAGATCTTCGGGAAGGACCGTCCCGGCATCACCGCGGGGCTGTTCGACACCCTCGCCGCCTACTCGGTCGACGTGGTCGACATCGAGCAGGTCGTCACCCGTGGCCGTATCGTCCTGTGCGCACTGGTCACCGCCCCGACCGCGGGCGGGACCACCGAGGGCGACCTGCGGGCCACCGTGCACAGCTGGGCCGAGTCGCTGAAGCTGCAGGCCGAGATCATCTCCGGTACGGGCGACAACCGGCCGCGCGGGGACGGCCGTTCCCATGTGACGGTCCTCGGGCATCCGCTGACCGCGGAGTCGACCGCCGCCATAGCGGCCCGGATCACCTCGACCGGCGGGAACATCGACCGCATCTTCCGGCTGGCGAAGTATCCGGTCACGGCCGTGGAGTTCGCGGTGTCCGGTACGGGGACCGAGGCGCTGCGCACCGCGCTGGCCGTCGAGGCCGCCGGGATCGGCGTCGACGTCGCGGTCGTCTCGGCCGGGCTGAGCCGCCGGGCCCAGCGGCTGGTCGTGATGGACGTCGACTCCACGCTCATCCAGGACGAGGTCATCGAGCTGTTCGCGGCCCACGCCGGCTGCGAGGGCGAGGTCGCCGAGGTGACCGAGCGGGCGATGCGCGGCGAGCTGGACTTCGAGCAGTCGCTGCACGCGCGGGTGGCCCTGCTGGCGGGGCTCGACGTGTCGGTGGTGGACAAGGTCCGCTCCGAGGTACGGCTGACGCCCGGGGCCCGGACCCTGATCCGTACGCTGAAGCGGCTCGGCTACCAAGTGGGCGTCGTCTCGGGCGGGTTCACCCAGGTGACCGACGATCTGAAGGAGCGCCTCGGGCTCGACTTCGCCTCTGCCAACACCCTGGAGGTCGTCGACGGGAAGCTCACCGGACGGGTGACCGGGGAGATCGTCGACCGGGCGGGCAAGGCCCGGCTGCTGCGGCGCTTCGCCTCCGAGGCCGGGGTGCCGCTGGCGCAGACGGTGGCCATCGGTGACGGGGCGAACGACCTGGACATGCTGAACACGGCGGGCCTCGGGGTCGCCTTCAACGCCAAGCCGGTGGTCCGCGAGGCCGCGCACACCGCGGTGAACGTGCCGTTCCTGGACACCGTGCTCTATCTGCTCGGGATCACCCGCGAGGAGGTCGAGGCCGCCGACGGTCTCGTCGAGTAG